One Alcaligenes ammonioxydans DNA segment encodes these proteins:
- a CDS encoding DUF2783 domain-containing protein: MSTLNTHTPLERADDFYQMLIDAHQGLSTAQSHAMNAALVLLLCNHIGSLDVIKQALDAARQTCLEQAA, translated from the coding sequence ATGTCTACACTGAATACCCATACCCCCTTGGAACGGGCTGACGACTTCTACCAGATGTTGATCGATGCCCACCAGGGCCTGAGCACGGCCCAAAGCCATGCCATGAATGCCGCCCTGGTACTGTTGCTGTGCAATCATATCGGCTCGCTGGACGTGATCAAGCAAGCCCTGGATGCCGCCCGCCAGACCTGCCTGGAGCAGGCCGCCTGA
- the fahA gene encoding fumarylacetoacetase, producing the protein MTHAYLNDTHDPTLQSWVPGANEADNGFPIQNLPFAVARRRDSQEDFRVMVAIGPYALDLGLLACDTPWHGKAADALAACVKPALNDLMALGQEYWSALRAALSQDLRQGSSAESRLRPMLIERSKLEYALPAQIGDYTDFYISVHHATAVGKQFRPDAPLLPNYKWVPIGYHGRASSIGVSGQQFPRPIGQTRPPEGQEQPNFGPCQRLDFELEMGILIGKGNKAGHRIPIGQADEHVFGLCLFNDWSARDLQAWEYQPLGPFLAKNFASTISPWVVTLEALAPFRRPFSRPESDPQPLPYLQDQANLESGVLDVELEVYLSTEQSRQQHKDPALLSRSNFKQAYWTVAQLVAHHSVNGCNLQTGDLLGTGTLSGPGKGQEGSLLEMNQGGKNPIDLPWGEQRNFLEDQDEVILKGFCRQDGYPTLSFGECAGRVLPAIV; encoded by the coding sequence ATGACCCACGCTTATCTGAATGACACTCACGATCCCACGCTGCAAAGCTGGGTGCCCGGCGCCAACGAGGCCGACAACGGCTTTCCTATCCAGAACCTGCCCTTTGCCGTAGCGCGCCGCCGTGACAGTCAGGAAGACTTCCGTGTCATGGTGGCGATCGGCCCCTACGCCCTGGATCTGGGCCTGCTGGCCTGCGATACCCCCTGGCACGGCAAAGCCGCCGACGCCCTGGCAGCCTGCGTCAAACCGGCTCTCAATGATCTGATGGCCTTGGGTCAGGAATATTGGAGCGCACTGCGTGCCGCCTTGTCGCAGGACTTGCGCCAGGGCTCCTCGGCCGAATCGCGCCTGCGCCCCATGCTGATCGAACGCAGCAAGCTGGAATACGCCCTGCCCGCCCAGATTGGCGACTACACCGACTTCTACATTTCCGTGCACCACGCAACAGCAGTGGGCAAACAGTTCCGCCCCGATGCACCCTTGCTGCCCAACTACAAGTGGGTGCCTATTGGCTACCACGGCCGGGCGTCCAGCATCGGTGTGTCTGGCCAGCAGTTCCCGCGCCCCATCGGCCAGACCCGCCCACCCGAGGGGCAGGAGCAGCCCAACTTTGGTCCTTGCCAGCGCCTGGACTTTGAACTGGAAATGGGCATTCTGATTGGCAAAGGCAACAAAGCGGGTCACCGTATTCCTATCGGTCAGGCAGACGAGCACGTTTTTGGTCTGTGCCTGTTCAATGACTGGTCGGCACGCGACCTGCAAGCCTGGGAATACCAGCCTTTGGGTCCCTTCCTGGCCAAGAACTTTGCCTCGACCATCTCCCCCTGGGTAGTAACACTGGAAGCTCTGGCTCCTTTCCGTCGCCCATTCAGTCGTCCTGAATCCGATCCTCAGCCCCTGCCCTATTTGCAGGACCAGGCCAATCTGGAAAGCGGCGTGCTGGATGTGGAGCTGGAGGTGTACCTGAGCACCGAGCAGTCACGCCAGCAACACAAAGATCCGGCCCTGCTCTCGCGCAGCAACTTCAAGCAAGCCTATTGGACCGTGGCCCAACTCGTTGCCCACCACAGCGTCAACGGTTGCAATCTGCAAACCGGTGATCTGCTGGGCACTGGCACCTTGTCCGGTCCGGGCAAAGGTCAGGAAGGCTCTTTGCTGGAAATGAACCAGGGGGGCAAGAACCCGATTGATCTGCCTTGGGGAGAGCAGCGCAATTTCTTGGAAGATCAGGACGAGGTCATTCTTAAGGGTTTCTGCCGCCAGGATGGCTACCCGACCCTCTCTTTTGGCGAATGTGCCGGACGCGTCTTGCCCGCTATTGTGTAG
- a CDS encoding FAD-binding oxidoreductase, whose protein sequence is MTFLNELEQRIGQQHVLTGQSMQQYLEDWRGRYTGTAVAVARPATTQEVAQVVRLCAEHRVPIVPQGGNTGLCGGATPDNTATALVLSLERLNKIRSVDTENDTMVVEAGCILQNVQQAARDHQRLFPLSLAAEGSCTIGGNLATNAGGTQVLRYGNARDLTLGLEVVTAQGEILHGLHGLRKDNTGYDLRNLFIGSEGTLGIITAATIKLYPQPVAACTALLALDTIEDAVHVLALARQGLAASLTGFELIAGNCLQAVLHCYPDQRMPFQGPAAQAAWYALLELSDSESLEHARERFESVIGQALEQELVQDAVIAETIAQSKALWHLRESIPLAEKAYGKSIKHDVSIPVSLMAQFVHETDQALQDAFPGLENVTFGHLGDGNLHYNVARGTAFTEEELLKRQDEIYTLVHDSVHRFQGSISAEHGVGQLKRQLLPRYKDPVALSLMKQIKLALDPLGIMNPGKVLPD, encoded by the coding sequence ATGACTTTTCTAAACGAACTTGAACAGCGTATTGGTCAGCAACATGTGCTGACAGGACAATCCATGCAGCAGTACCTGGAGGATTGGCGAGGACGCTATACCGGCACTGCGGTGGCGGTTGCCCGACCTGCAACGACGCAGGAAGTGGCCCAGGTCGTGCGCCTCTGTGCTGAACATCGTGTGCCTATTGTTCCGCAGGGCGGCAATACGGGTCTGTGTGGCGGCGCGACGCCGGATAACACGGCCACCGCACTGGTATTGTCCCTGGAGCGTTTGAACAAAATTCGCAGCGTGGATACCGAGAACGACACCATGGTGGTGGAGGCGGGCTGCATTTTGCAGAATGTGCAGCAGGCCGCCCGCGACCATCAGCGCCTGTTTCCCTTGAGCCTGGCCGCCGAAGGCAGTTGCACCATTGGTGGCAATCTGGCCACCAATGCGGGCGGCACGCAGGTTCTGCGTTACGGCAACGCGCGTGATCTGACGCTGGGCCTGGAAGTGGTGACCGCCCAGGGCGAAATCTTGCACGGTCTGCACGGCCTGCGCAAAGACAATACCGGTTACGACCTGCGTAATCTATTCATTGGCAGTGAAGGGACGCTGGGCATCATCACGGCAGCCACCATCAAGCTTTATCCCCAACCTGTTGCTGCCTGCACCGCCTTGCTGGCGCTGGACACCATTGAGGATGCAGTACACGTGCTGGCCTTGGCACGCCAGGGTCTGGCAGCCTCCCTGACCGGTTTTGAGTTGATTGCGGGCAATTGTCTGCAAGCGGTGCTGCATTGCTATCCCGATCAACGCATGCCGTTTCAGGGGCCGGCGGCCCAGGCAGCCTGGTATGCCCTGCTGGAGCTGTCTGATAGCGAAAGCCTGGAGCATGCGCGCGAGCGCTTTGAAAGCGTGATCGGGCAGGCCCTGGAGCAGGAGCTCGTACAGGATGCGGTCATTGCGGAGACCATTGCGCAGAGCAAGGCGCTGTGGCATTTGCGTGAGAGCATTCCGCTGGCCGAGAAAGCCTATGGGAAAAGCATCAAGCATGATGTTTCCATTCCCGTCTCCCTGATGGCTCAATTTGTGCATGAGACGGACCAGGCCTTGCAGGACGCTTTTCCAGGCTTGGAAAACGTGACTTTCGGACACCTGGGCGATGGCAATTTACATTACAACGTGGCACGTGGAACGGCTTTTACGGAAGAAGAGCTGTTAAAGCGCCAGGACGAAATCTATACCCTGGTCCACGATAGCGTCCATCGTTTTCAGGGCTCCATCAGTGCCGAGCACGGCGTAGGTCAACTCAAGCGTCAGCTTTTGCCCCGCTATAAAGACCCGGTGGCGTTGAGTCTGATGAAGCAAATCAAGCTGGCGCTGGACCCCTTGGGGATTATGAACCCCGGCAAGGTCTTGCCTGACTGA
- the hmgA gene encoding homogentisate 1,2-dioxygenase, protein MSALKYQIGFGNAFATEALPGALPLGRNSPQRCPYGLYAEQLSGTAFTAPRADNRRSWLYRIRPSAKQGAFAAFEGAPYWNEDFGHGPANPNRLRWNPLNLPDTPTDFLAGVHTWAGNGSSDSQSGIAIHLYAINQSMGRRVFYNADAEMLFVPEQGRLRLLSELGILEIEPCEIAVMPRGVRFKVELLDDTARGYLLENFGAPLRLPELGPIGSNGLANARDFKTPVAWYEDVSEPHELIAKFTGGFWVAALSHSPLDVVAWHGTHAPYKYDLRDFNVIGSISYDHPDPCIFTVLTSPSDTPGTANLDFAIFPPRILAMENTFRPPWFHRNFASEFMGLIQGVYDAKADGFAPGGASLHNCMSPHGPDASTFDKASRADLSKADYLRGTMAFMFETRKVIRPSPRALQSNSLQANYDAVWDGLEKHFSTEQKA, encoded by the coding sequence ATGAGCGCTTTGAAGTATCAGATTGGTTTTGGTAATGCCTTTGCCACCGAGGCCCTGCCCGGTGCGCTTCCCCTTGGGCGCAACTCGCCCCAACGCTGCCCCTATGGCTTGTACGCTGAGCAACTGTCCGGTACCGCCTTTACGGCGCCGCGCGCCGATAACCGCCGCTCCTGGCTGTATCGCATTCGCCCCAGCGCCAAACAGGGAGCCTTTGCCGCTTTTGAGGGAGCCCCCTACTGGAATGAGGACTTCGGACACGGGCCGGCCAACCCCAACCGCTTGCGCTGGAATCCGCTGAACCTGCCCGATACACCCACTGATTTTCTGGCCGGCGTTCACACCTGGGCAGGCAATGGCAGCAGCGACTCGCAAAGCGGCATTGCCATCCATTTGTATGCCATCAACCAGTCCATGGGACGCCGGGTGTTTTACAACGCCGATGCCGAGATGCTGTTCGTGCCCGAGCAAGGGCGTCTGCGTCTGCTCAGCGAACTGGGCATCCTGGAAATCGAACCCTGCGAAATTGCCGTCATGCCTCGTGGCGTGCGCTTCAAGGTAGAGCTGCTGGACGATACCGCCCGGGGCTATCTGCTGGAGAATTTCGGCGCGCCGCTGCGCTTGCCCGAACTGGGTCCGATCGGCTCCAACGGTCTGGCCAATGCACGCGATTTCAAGACACCGGTCGCCTGGTACGAGGATGTCAGCGAGCCACATGAACTGATCGCCAAATTTACCGGCGGCTTTTGGGTCGCCGCATTAAGCCATTCGCCACTGGATGTAGTGGCCTGGCATGGCACGCATGCGCCTTACAAATACGATTTGCGGGATTTCAATGTCATCGGCTCGATCAGCTACGATCATCCCGACCCGTGTATTTTCACTGTGCTGACCTCCCCTTCGGACACGCCGGGTACGGCAAACCTGGACTTCGCCATTTTCCCGCCCCGCATTCTTGCCATGGAAAATACCTTCCGCCCACCCTGGTTCCACCGTAATTTCGCCAGCGAGTTCATGGGTCTGATCCAGGGTGTGTACGATGCCAAGGCCGATGGCTTTGCGCCGGGCGGTGCCAGCCTGCACAATTGCATGAGCCCGCACGGCCCCGATGCCAGCACCTTTGACAAGGCCAGCCGCGCAGATCTGAGCAAGGCGGACTATCTGCGCGGTACCATGGCCTTTATGTTTGAAACCCGCAAAGTGATTCGTCCCTCGCCTCGGGCCTTGCAAAGCAACAGCCTGCAGGCTAACTACGATGCCGTCTGGGACGGTCTGGAAAAACATTTCTCTACGGAACAAAAGGCATGA
- a CDS encoding phosphatase PAP2 family protein produces MLFRPYILGSAVFFLVLGVLASVTMGSATDLSLSAFFFDPQMLDFPWRLQPFVDLFGRKLVWFVPFGGAVIAAVVAWRLPRGSCRQLAWAGAAFYMGSGPLLIGVLKHLTAMPRPFNLALFGGTESMPDYFWAHSWAQAGNALPSAHAASGFVLLSLFFVGVMIGCRKLTAGGFVLGLGAGLLFGFLRIMQGYHFLSQVLASGAVLGLYGCVLFYLLWTWARHKPLES; encoded by the coding sequence ATGCTTTTTCGCCCTTATATCCTCGGTAGTGCGGTCTTTTTCCTTGTTTTGGGAGTTCTGGCCTCGGTCACCATGGGCTCGGCAACGGACTTGTCCTTAAGCGCCTTTTTCTTCGATCCTCAGATGCTGGACTTCCCCTGGCGATTGCAGCCGTTTGTGGATTTGTTCGGTCGCAAGCTGGTGTGGTTCGTGCCCTTTGGCGGGGCAGTCATCGCTGCGGTTGTGGCCTGGCGCTTACCCAGGGGCTCTTGCCGGCAGTTGGCCTGGGCAGGGGCCGCTTTCTACATGGGCAGCGGCCCCTTGCTAATAGGCGTATTGAAGCATCTGACCGCCATGCCAAGGCCTTTTAATCTGGCCCTGTTCGGTGGCACGGAATCAATGCCTGATTATTTCTGGGCCCATTCCTGGGCCCAGGCAGGTAACGCCCTGCCCAGCGCCCATGCTGCATCCGGCTTTGTGCTGCTCTCCCTGTTTTTTGTGGGTGTCATGATAGGCTGCCGCAAACTGACTGCCGGAGGATTTGTTCTGGGACTGGGCGCGGGCCTGTTGTTTGGCTTTTTACGCATCATGCAGGGTTATCATTTTCTCAGTCAGGTACTGGCCTCCGGCGCAGTACTGGGCCTGTATGGTTGCGTTCTGTTTTATCTTTTATGGACCTGGGCCAGACACAAACCGTTGGAATCTTGA